ttaataatatgattgggATTTATTTGGGAAGGAAatcttgaaaatgaattattaatctttGACTTAAATGACTAAGATTTAATTTGCCGAAGAAACATTTATCAGGAAACGCCGTCTTGGaaagtatttgtttttcattattgaaatttttccgATCAAAATCCTTATATTGAATTAACACTCGTGTAATTTTACTCTCTCCGAGATTCTAAAGCTAAGGTTTGCTGTGTTTGAATCTCAGCAGAGTTTTTGAAATGGGAAAGAAAGCATGCAatgaatataactaaaaaataagtcCAGGAAATTATTTAggtataattgatttttaatttagacaTAAATCAAGATTTTATACGTATTTACCTTAGTAACCGATTACATAGATCGAGATGTGTgtcaatattgaaatttaaagaatattttctagaTAACTCAGCATTGAAGGAATTCCTATTAGATAAGTAGAAACGAATATCAATAGGCTAATTAATACTACaggcagaaaaaaaataagtagaaacTAATTCAATTTAGGGAATTATATAAAgcgtaaaattttatataaatttttaccgAATCTTTCTTAACAGTTGAGCAGAATAGCAAAGTAAGAGAAAATTGCAGTTTCCGAAACTTggcgaaataagaaaaaaaaaaaaaaatcacaaaccaGTCACTTTCTAATTTAGAAGCAAAATCCCTCACGAAACTTTCCAACTTGGTAATGAAATGACTAATACATGCTGagaatttcatatatatactgaactaaaatttactgaattttccaTTCCCATTCCTGATGAATGTTTTTCATTCGATAGACCAAATAAgtgttcttaattattttcactcataTAATTCTATCTCGCTTCCAAATACATGGAGATCTACACTTCTCACCATCAGAAACATCAAGATTACCCACAGCCACATTCCACATTCCTATCTTCACATACATCACCCAAAGccacattacacacacacacccacacacctATTCCCTAAGCCTCAATCTCCACACAGATTCATTACCCATACTCCATAAGCCTCAAACTCCACACAGATTCATTACCCATACTCCATAAGCCTCAAACTCCACACAGATTCATTACCCATACTCCATAAGCCTCAAACTCCACACAGATTCATTACCCATACTCCATAAGCCTCAAACTCCACACAGATTCATTACCCATACTCCATAAGCCTCAAACTCCACACAGATTCATTACCCATACTCCCCAAGCCTCAAACTCCACACAGATTCATTACCCATACTCCCCAAGCCTCAAACTCCACACAGATTCATTACCCATACTCCATAAGCCTCAAACTCCACACAGATTCATTACCCATACTCCATAAGCCTCAAACTCCACACAGATTCATTACCCATACTCCATAAGCCTCAAACTCCACACAGATTCATTACCCATACTCCATAAGCCTCAAACTCCACACAGATTCATTACCCATACTCCATAAGCCTCAAACTCCACACAGATTCATTACCCATACTCCATAAGCCTCAAACTCCACACAGATTCATTACCCATACTCCATAAGCCTCAAACTCCACACAGATTCATTACCCATACTCCATAAGCCTCAAACTCCACACAGATTCATTACCCATACTCCCCAAGCCTCGAACTCCACACAGATTCATTACCCATACTCCCCAAGCCTCGAACTCCACACAGATTCATTACCCATACTCCCCAAGCCTCGAACTCCACACAGATTCATTACCCATACTCCCCAAGCCTCGAACTCCACACAGATTCATTACCCATACTCCATAAGCATCTTTTCCACAGATTCATAACCCACACTCCTATTCCATGAGCATTATTTCCACACATATTCATTGCCCACAATCCTATTCCATAAGACAACTCCACTCAGATTCATTACCCACAGCCATATTACATAGCTCACCTCCACGGCCATTAATTACCGACCGTCACGAATTACAGCCCTCACTATCATGGACACAGAAAACACCTGTCATAATTCCCATTCATGTCCAAACACACATTATCCACTTCCAAATCTGGAGTCCACGTCTCAAACACATTAGTTACAGTCATGACGAACAATCTTAACTTCCCTCTCTGCATTTGGTTGGCTGTAGTTACATGCTGTTAAAGTATTAACACACCCAATTCCCTAAACTTGACGTTCCTAAACGCGTTCTTTATAAAACTAAGAAAGGTTTTAGTccaatagttatatttaaaatggcaGAGAAAGTaatgtttaattataagaaatgtcaaaaaaaaatttaaaaaactcgcTCAATAACATCCTTAGAGTAAAGAATGCAATCtattatattccttttaaaaatatttaattatatttgaacttcTGGATCAAACgcctaaaaattttatatttcatagtcTTTGATAACTAATGGCTTCTTCAAAGCAAgggattttttatatttaaaaatatttaatacttattctcaaattcatttaaaaatcctttgaaaACAATACTGCAATCCTCGCTCTTAAAATTTCAGTAGTAATTCAaagtactattattttaaaaaatctttgggCACTGTTGGACAATTTTCATACACAGATCATACAAATTCGAAGGTTCGATTATAGAATTTCGTGATATGATTATAAATATCTCttgttttttctatttattttttcgttgaaaatttcccattcaaaattatagattatataGAATTTAACAACTTATAAAGGTTTTTGAATCGCTACAGAACTTTTCGAATTTTGATTTTCAGTTCTATTTTTACTCAACTTGACtaaaaaataactcaatttaCGAATTACTAAAACAAATCCTATCTACATCTCCATCAGCAGctgttaaaatttaaactacttGAAATCGGCCTTTACTTTGTTTCCTACAAATATTTTACTATCTAGAATTAATCAGCTTGTTGAGAAGTaggcgaaaaatttatttttccaaaatacaaTAAGCCTCGCACTAatgaatttgtttcattattttggattattatatacatattttaatacagaaaCTATCAGGCCTATGTCTGGTATTTAATATCGACTCTCTCCATACTTCACGAAACATCTCCCACAAGACAGAcctaaacaaaaaatttctagtttttaaaaaacaacatttctGTAATATCTTTCGCTATGCATTTCGTTccactttcattttaataaagcaaaGAATGGAATGCGCCTTTTGGTTCGAAATGTTTTGAGAACCTACCATCGTGATGTTAAAGACGAATATGGAAATTCATTTAACTTGCTTGATACGCTTCAGGTACCGTAATCGTACACCTTCAATTAGATAAAATTCTACCACTAACATGTGTTTCAATATTTTGACAcatttacaatttcatttcaaatatcgcatatttattcttctagcttatgatctaaattttaaattacagctTCCACATAGGAATGAATAAATAGAACATGAAAATCaaccatttgaaatatttagttcaaaattgaaTCCGGATCTAAAATAGATAAAATCAgtttgcaaatttcatttatccagcgagttcaattttaaaattctgcatgAAGTCGAATGAATAGATTTTGTTACAaagtaaagtttaataaaaatttattttggtataaagactCGCTAACTTTCATTCGTCCAACTTATTTCGCTTTTAAGTTATGATGATCCTAGATATAATAAATCTCTTACGGAATCTATGGCATCTTAAATGTTACGATTCACACAAATTTCGAGTTCCACTTTTTGACCAGTACAATGATCAggttaaaattagcattttattttctagtgtATGCAGAGGAAGTCAACTTTATGAATTTTCGTACTATCCAGTTACATTCATAATTTACtgaaaactttcaatttattttcgaaGTTATCATaactacagtattttttttttaaattgagaaaattagaaaaatgtacactggaatttttttaataggttaaatATGCAGGAAAATGGCGAGCTCGTTTTTCTgagtatattaaatttacttacaatttcaatatttctggcaatatttatacaaaatgaaattaaacctaAACTGATTAAggtctatattttaatttcaaatttaattcctttaCAGAATTATTTCCATACCATACGATAAATACTTCACTTCCGACAGCAAAGGAATCCAATGGTATTCTTTTACCTGACAACTTTGTATTCATTTTCCGTTTCCGAGTACAAAATATTCACACGTTTAAGTGATTTTAAACTATTTGGAAGCTTTTTCCAATGCATTAGAATTTGTCATCTGAATGAAGATGGAAGTTATCAccgaatattttagaaatcaatcTTGTaggcaaaaattacaaaattatttggtCTTACTTCGAGTAGTCcaatgtgacaaaaaaaaaaaaagacaaatgcaGGTAAAGATTACTATGCCACAGCCTATAAGAGGGCAGCTTATATTAGAAACGTCTCTTCCTTCTTGCATCCAAGACAGGTTTGAGATCAAATAAATTGAGAATGTCATGACGACACTGACTTGGTACGGTGCACAAATCACAAAGTATATCCACACTTTTGTCCTGATTTccaaatttctattcaaaaaaattcttttaatactgggcctgaaaagaaaaaaatatgccagCCATTgagattaataaaaatagcttatttcatattcctttatttttaaatccaagaaATATTAGAAGTggcaaaatataattacaaaacaatggTAGCTATTCTATGTAATagtgataagaaaataaattttcgataaaaatatattaatattttaataaaagtaaaagctagatttgttcaaaatcaattctttttagtCTTACCGATTCCTAGAATTATTGCTTGCCATTTTGATGTCAAAAGGAGGCTCGATGTTGTCAAAAGGAACAGGAGCCTTCTCCAGGAGAAAGGAAATATGCATTTTGGCTTACACTACTTGAAACCTGAAATAAgtcgataaaaattaataatctactTTTGTGTAGACATAAAATACAATCACgcgtttttataattattaactggCCTTTTGTGAAAGTGACTATCAATTGTGATGCACTTTCCCCACTAATTATCCCATTTTGGAAACTTATTCTTATAGGAATCTGGAGAACACTTATTTCTCCCACAGGATTTGTCTTGCATTCTTACTCGTGAGTTAATTATGGCTTTAATATCAAAGATTTGTTTTGATACACGAAAGAATTTATAAGGTTTCGtcaaagaaagttttaattatactttaattaacaATAGAATGAGAGAATGTCATGTATTCGCTTAAATTAGAACAAAATTCCAAAGACGTATGTGTATATGTTCAGGAAAATTCTCTAATTTCAAATAccatatatataattacaataataatgatttgacattttatactaattttatgaaaactgatgaaaatttaaattctttcccaaattttgaaattgaagtttACTGATTTTAATTCGGTAGATTCAGTTAATGTACTTGcaattctgataaataaaaacagatgaaAATATTCAATCTAACATTTACTTATAATcgttataaaattacaaatgaactTGGAATCCCCCGGACTACTTAaccaaatgaaaattcaaaatatctttaatatatattaaaatatgctattttcaACAAACAGTTAATATTTGAACAACttccttttaaccctttctagggccttgggaagtatgcttcccaccaaatttatcaatctttgtatgaaattatgtaggttggcataagttctgacacatttttttagaaagacagaaacttagatgctttagttctttattttacacaaaatgatgtgtcttgattttttactttattaattaactaaagtaattaatcaaattaaattgatctaataagctaaacgaatcccttttcttattctaatttcaagcctaaaaatattttaacataatatgactagaaaaaaatggctctttaaatggttaatataaaaatacattttaaataaccaTATATGCAGCATGAATAATCAAAATAACTTACCTCAGTATTATCCGAGTAATGCAAGCTGATTATTCAGcacaatattataaagatatttcaaatatccAGCAGAGTATTAAAAacttaaacttattaaaaattaacaatggtTCTTTAAAAGTATTGAGTCCGAAAGTAAACTTTCTTGAAGCCCTTAAAGAAAGCTCCAACTTGACTGAAAGAACTTCAAATGAAAGCTCATGAATCCCATTTTACTGTCAGTttgtaaagaaacaaatttaactaATCCGTTGTTATCTTCTTCTAATAATTTTGGGAAAATAGTCCCTCAGCAGGCATgaaggttaaaaataattatatgattgaCTATTCGGATTCGAACATGAAAGAATCATATGCCGAAGCAATGAAAGATATTAAGTGAtgtcaaaagaaatagaaaaacttcacaaatatgaaagaaaaaatatttttccacatttaactatgaatttaaaaatgaatctataagttttagtattgaaataaattgattttaattacataaacgTTCcacttaaaaattgtaaaagggCTCTATTTTGACCTACTTTTGGATCAcgattgcatttatattttgcgTATGAGATCTGAATCAGGTTCTCTTTTCCTAATTTTCACACCATAGGGCGATATGAGATATGAACTTGAGCCGAAATGTATGATATAATATCgtttagaaatcaaaaatttgaagtttcgAAATCGATATTTTGACATCATACTATTACACTTCTATCTCTGTTACGAATTAAGGACATAGAAGAAATGTCCATGCGTCTTTTATTTAGTATGGATAACCTTAAATGTTATTTGTGACGTTTACCTTTCGGAGACGCCGAAAGGCTCTGTTCCAGCAAGACAGTTGTTGATAAAGGAATATGATTTAAGAAAAGGTCATATATACATTTTCGAATCCCATATAGACCTGAGTATTTGTTGAAATGTTGAGATGTTGAAATATTACTGAAGTAGACAATTATGcagcttattatttatttgatacctataatttttgttttcttcatttttcatttctttagtgGGTGATCTCATCAGAGACCCGGTATCAAAATTTGGGGTTCAGAATCGAACCACAGAATGGGGTCGTTTGACGAACTCATGGATATTAATACATTACCTGCCACATGGATCCACTGTAAATCACACCTACTTATTAATTTTCGTCTTATTAACTACAAATAAGAAATAgcaaaaaagaagtaatttagaCAGATTGATTGTCGATCAAAAGTTCGAGTTGTGACAACGAACATGTTAAATCTGCAAAAGTCTGTAGCGTGAccgcctggtggtaagatctcggcttcggaacaggagggcttcaggttcgagacccgattccactaaagaaccgtcgtgtaagtgggtctggagcacgttaaatccgtccccCCTCTCCACCTCCCGTTGGtatggcgtggtgtggagaggggggtgtcagctcaggtgttgtcctcgtcatctgaccacggttcaaaattcaatacgaggtccttcccaaaatagccctagtgttactttaaaacgggacgttaatataactaaactaagcgaAAGGCCCTCCCAcaggtgtggtatggaagtttggagagagacGTGTCAGGTCAGATGtggtcctcatcatctgatcgcggttcaaaaatacgaggtccgtcccaaaatagacctactgttgctttaaaacggcacGTTAATACAACTAATCTAAACTAAAGTGTAGGTGCCTTTACCATAATCCACTTAAAGCACCATGAACCTCTGAATATGCCTCAGAAATAGTAAATTTAACCATAGTGTACAAATTTACTTACTTTTCATTCTGATAATTAAATCATGATTCAGGTCTATAAATaggattgtttattatttaatcctGTCATGTTGATGATGTgccaaaaatgaatgatttatattCCTCCATTGCAGTATTACAGTTATAAATGTTTCCCTTAGTTTTATGTGGTAGCATCTAATCGGATCCTACCGGTCAATATTTTTGTAGGACGGATAATAACTGGAGGTAGTAAAATATTTCCGAAGCTCAATTTGCCACAACTTTTGATTATGAGCAGATTGACTAACTGAGCATTTATGacagagtatgtgagaaaatttttgtTAGGCCAGAGAGTTTTCAGAGAGTTTCCCATCTTTTCtcgattttattatttgcaacattcttttctttccattgttaaaaaatatgtcacTGCTAGTCGATAGTAAAGTCATCAGTGTGATGTTATCagcaatgaataaaaacattctaatagccggcgtcctagcataggggtagcgcatcttccccgtgatctgggcgtcccggattcgagtcccggtttgggcatggttgttcttcctgttctgtctgtgagatgtgtgaatgtgccctcctgtaaaaaagggttgtgcaagcgaatgagtgatgcgtgagtagcaaagtcgtactcttggccctagttggcgctacgatATAAACAAGAGGcgtcccccttaggcttaaatcggctgtgtttgaacagcaggcttgtccgtggcaagtgccataagaaacaaacaaacaaacattctaATAAATTAGAGTACATCAACTAATTCCACATCTTCAAATACTAGacgtcaaatttaaaaaatactctatttaactttattgtttatttgaggaaaaaatattaatttcttttcgatGTTCCTACTCAtttgcattaagaaaataataacgaAACGAAAGCTCATACTGAACGTATGTAACAAAAAGCAATTACAGCTAATATTCTAATCAACAGGACAAGACGTCTCCATAGCTGTTTAATCACACAATTTCATCAAGTCTTGTAATCCTAGTTGATTTTTTTACGAATAATTACACCCTGTAATTAGCTTCTCTAGATGTATTAAGTTGCTGCCATGaagaagataagaaaaaataacaaaatattcggGTGTAATCAAGTGAAATAGCCGTTAAATCATTTGAGTTTGTTTCATTGAAAGGATA
Above is a genomic segment from Argiope bruennichi chromosome 1, qqArgBrue1.1, whole genome shotgun sequence containing:
- the LOC129971738 gene encoding uncharacterized protein LOC129971738 gives rise to the protein MHISFLLEKAPVPFDNIEPPFDIKMASNNSRNRPSIKRIFLNRNLEIRTKVWIYFVICAPYQVSVVMTFSIYLISNLSWMQEGRDVSNISCPLIGCGIAYPVG